The Paraburkholderia sabiae genome includes a region encoding these proteins:
- a CDS encoding porin: MNAKLVGAAALLGWASVASAQSSSVTLYGVVDSGLLYQSTAAASFAPNAKNLGKVYRFKDGGIYASMWGIKGSEDIGGGYRVNFKLQSSFDTGTGKSGLSDTPGVTAAFNQFATVGVSGPIGTFNAGRQIVPMIYAMAETDVRNAQYFGSILTAWLGMNQAAGWAGTSTNGPIGALYDSNALVYQTPSFAGVSLALEYAPGGVPGEFQGGTRESAVLRYSNYGLNLAAVYYNGHDANPAPGAPLTGVNNNRFFYFGAKYTFHDFLVSASYGKGKNPAHSSQADFDMYSFGLGYVFSPTLRVTSGVYYLKDANHSGNHSTEFAVGAEYSLSRRTVVYGQVGHVSNSGTMNQTIVYGQPVAPGVGTTAAMIGLRHNF, from the coding sequence ATGAACGCGAAACTGGTCGGCGCAGCGGCGCTTCTCGGATGGGCGAGTGTCGCGAGCGCGCAGTCGTCTTCGGTGACGCTGTATGGCGTCGTCGATTCGGGGCTGCTGTATCAGAGCACGGCGGCGGCATCGTTCGCGCCGAATGCGAAGAATCTCGGCAAGGTGTATCGCTTCAAGGACGGCGGCATCTACGCGAGCATGTGGGGCATCAAGGGCAGCGAAGATATCGGCGGCGGGTATCGCGTCAATTTCAAGCTGCAGAGTTCCTTCGATACGGGCACCGGCAAGTCCGGTCTCAGCGACACGCCCGGTGTCACGGCCGCGTTCAACCAGTTCGCGACGGTCGGCGTGTCGGGGCCGATCGGCACGTTCAACGCGGGTCGCCAGATCGTGCCGATGATCTACGCGATGGCCGAAACCGATGTGCGCAACGCGCAGTACTTCGGCAGCATTCTGACTGCGTGGCTCGGCATGAATCAGGCGGCGGGCTGGGCAGGGACGAGCACCAACGGGCCCATCGGCGCGCTGTACGACAGCAATGCGCTCGTCTACCAGACGCCGAGTTTTGCGGGCGTGTCGCTCGCACTCGAATATGCGCCGGGCGGCGTGCCCGGCGAGTTTCAGGGCGGCACGCGCGAATCGGCGGTGCTCAGGTATTCGAACTACGGGCTGAACCTGGCCGCTGTCTACTACAACGGACACGACGCGAACCCCGCGCCGGGCGCGCCGTTGACGGGCGTGAACAACAACCGCTTCTTCTATTTCGGCGCGAAGTACACGTTCCATGACTTCCTCGTGTCCGCGTCGTACGGCAAGGGCAAGAATCCGGCGCACAGCAGTCAGGCCGACTTCGACATGTATTCGTTCGGCCTCGGCTATGTCTTTTCGCCGACGCTGCGCGTGACCTCGGGCGTCTATTACCTGAAGGACGCGAACCACTCGGGCAATCATTCGACGGAATTCGCCGTCGGCGCGGAATACAGCCTGTCCAGACGCACGGTCGTGTACGGCCAGGTCGGCCATGTCAGCAACTCGGGCACGATGAACCAGACGATCGTCTACGGTCAGCCGGTTGCGCCGGGTGTCGGCACGACGGCGGCCATGATCGGCCTGCGCCACAACTTCTGA
- a CDS encoding AraC family transcriptional regulator encodes MDAVSDVLRVVRLGGAVYLHAELTAPWGLIGHADQALCTAYLPRSDRIVSYHLITEGTCWARLPDSNDPGICVGAGELLVVPQGEAHIMGSAPDVAPVPAGPLLETQLATMRGEVLNLTYGGGGTPTRILCGFLACDDALSNPVLGSLPRLFKVDVRNDPQSAWIEASLRYAAEEAAQRRAGSAIVLSRLSELLFVWAVRRCIDELPADRKNWLAGVKDRFVGRALSILHAQPAYNWTVDELARKVGLSRSAFAQRFSDLLGQPPMQYLARWRLIVAAQELSYSSKAIAAIAEEVGYESESAFHRAFRREFGQPPAAWRKRHSQVTGTEALVASQ; translated from the coding sequence ATGGATGCGGTCTCCGACGTGCTGCGCGTCGTGCGCCTGGGCGGCGCGGTTTATCTTCACGCCGAACTGACGGCGCCCTGGGGCTTGATCGGGCACGCGGATCAGGCGTTGTGCACCGCGTATCTGCCGAGGTCGGACCGCATCGTTTCCTATCATCTGATCACGGAAGGCACGTGCTGGGCGCGCCTGCCCGACTCGAACGATCCCGGTATCTGCGTCGGCGCGGGCGAACTGCTCGTCGTGCCGCAGGGCGAGGCGCACATCATGGGCAGCGCGCCCGATGTGGCGCCTGTGCCCGCCGGGCCGCTGCTCGAAACGCAACTCGCGACCATGCGAGGCGAAGTGCTAAACCTCACGTACGGTGGCGGCGGCACGCCGACGCGCATCCTGTGCGGTTTTCTCGCCTGCGACGATGCGCTGAGCAATCCCGTGCTCGGCTCGCTGCCGCGGCTCTTCAAGGTGGACGTGCGCAACGATCCGCAATCGGCGTGGATCGAGGCGTCGTTGCGCTATGCCGCCGAGGAGGCGGCGCAACGGCGCGCAGGCAGCGCAATCGTGCTGTCGCGTTTGTCGGAGCTGTTGTTCGTGTGGGCCGTGCGGCGCTGTATCGACGAACTGCCTGCCGATCGCAAGAACTGGCTCGCGGGCGTGAAGGATCGCTTCGTCGGCCGCGCGCTGTCGATTCTGCATGCGCAGCCCGCGTACAACTGGACTGTCGATGAACTCGCGCGCAAGGTCGGGCTGTCGCGCTCCGCGTTCGCGCAGCGCTTCAGTGATCTGCTAGGCCAGCCGCCGATGCAATATCTCGCGCGCTGGCGTCTTATCGTCGCGGCGCAGGAACTGTCGTACAGCAGCAAGGCGATTGCAGCGATTGCCGAAGAGGTCGGCTACGAATCCGAGTCGGCGTTTCATCGCGCGTTCAGACGCGAGTTCGGTCAACCGCCTGCTGCCTGGCGCAAGCGTCACAGCCAGGTGACGGGTACGGAAGCTCTGGTTGCGAGCCAGTAG
- a CDS encoding fatty acid--CoA ligase, whose amino-acid sequence MRETETPDHLITAAASAYAYPLLVKQLLVNSLSVRADQEITYRGELRYTFAAFHRRVGQLANALASLGVRAGSTVAVMDWDTHRYLESYFAIPMMGATIFTVNVRISAQQIAYTLNDARADVLIVNSEFLPVLEAIRGELKHVREVIVASDDTPMPSTSFAIAGEYEQLVSSMPEDFAFEDFDENTRAAIFYTTGTTGDPKGVCYSHRQIVLHTLATATTLCSPRTGQRLHRDDVYMPITPMFHVLAWGMPYIAVMLGLKIVLPGRYQPDTLLHLKKTERVTFSHCVPTILQMLLDAAARDAHDLSGWTMIIGGSALSPSMCRAALEQGIDVFAGYGMSETGPVAALSQFAPDVATAGIDESVRKRCMTGRPVPMVELRVVDAQMNDVPRDGRAQGEIVLRSPYLTPGYHNKPEASEALWEGGYLHTQDVAVMTPDGYVQIVDRIKDVIKTGGEWVSSIEIEALINELHGVEESAVIGVQDERWGERPKALIVLRPHATLDAQAVRAHLLGHADAKRISRYAVPEAERVIFVAAIPKTSVGKIDKKLLRQRFE is encoded by the coding sequence GTGCGAGAAACCGAGACGCCCGACCACCTGATTACCGCGGCTGCCTCCGCATACGCCTATCCGCTGCTCGTCAAGCAACTGCTCGTCAATTCGCTGAGCGTGCGCGCCGATCAGGAGATCACCTATCGCGGCGAACTGCGCTACACGTTCGCCGCTTTCCACCGACGCGTCGGCCAGCTTGCCAACGCGCTCGCCTCGCTGGGCGTGCGCGCGGGATCGACGGTCGCGGTCATGGACTGGGACACGCATCGCTATCTGGAAAGCTACTTCGCGATTCCGATGATGGGCGCGACCATCTTTACCGTGAACGTGCGCATATCGGCGCAGCAGATCGCGTACACGCTCAACGACGCGCGCGCCGACGTGCTGATTGTCAACAGCGAGTTTCTGCCCGTGCTCGAAGCGATTCGCGGCGAGTTGAAGCACGTACGCGAGGTGATCGTCGCCAGCGACGACACGCCGATGCCGTCCACGTCGTTCGCGATTGCTGGCGAGTACGAACAGCTTGTCTCGTCGATGCCCGAAGACTTCGCCTTCGAAGACTTCGACGAGAACACGCGCGCCGCGATCTTCTATACGACGGGCACAACGGGCGATCCGAAAGGCGTGTGCTACAGCCATCGGCAGATCGTGCTGCACACGCTCGCGACGGCGACGACGCTCTGTTCGCCGCGCACCGGCCAGCGCCTGCATCGCGACGACGTCTACATGCCGATCACGCCGATGTTCCATGTGCTCGCGTGGGGCATGCCGTACATCGCCGTGATGCTCGGGCTGAAGATCGTGCTGCCTGGACGCTATCAGCCGGACACGCTGCTGCATCTGAAGAAGACGGAACGCGTCACCTTTTCGCATTGCGTGCCGACCATTCTGCAAATGCTGCTCGACGCGGCGGCGCGCGACGCGCACGACCTGTCGGGCTGGACAATGATCATCGGCGGTTCGGCGCTGTCGCCGAGCATGTGCCGCGCGGCGCTCGAACAGGGTATCGACGTGTTCGCGGGTTATGGCATGTCGGAGACGGGGCCTGTTGCTGCGCTGTCGCAGTTCGCGCCCGATGTGGCGACGGCCGGTATCGACGAATCCGTGCGCAAGCGCTGCATGACGGGCCGGCCCGTGCCGATGGTCGAGCTGCGCGTCGTCGATGCGCAGATGAACGACGTGCCGCGCGATGGCCGCGCGCAAGGCGAGATCGTGCTGCGCTCGCCGTATCTGACGCCCGGCTATCACAACAAGCCGGAAGCCTCCGAAGCGCTGTGGGAAGGCGGTTATCTGCATACGCAGGACGTCGCCGTGATGACGCCGGATGGCTACGTGCAGATCGTCGACCGCATCAAGGACGTGATCAAGACGGGCGGCGAATGGGTGTCGTCGATCGAGATCGAGGCGCTCATCAACGAGCTGCATGGCGTCGAGGAAAGCGCGGTGATCGGCGTGCAGGACGAACGCTGGGGCGAACGTCCAAAGGCGCTGATCGTGTTGCGTCCGCACGCGACGCTCGATGCGCAGGCCGTGCGCGCGCATCTGCTCGGCCACGCCGACGCCAAACGCATCAGCCGCTACGCAGTGCCTGAGGCCGAACGCGTGATTTTCGTCGCGGCGATACCGAAGACGAGCGTCGGCAAGATCGACAAGAAGCTGCTGCGTCAACGCTTCGAATAA